A part of Streptantibioticus cattleyicolor NRRL 8057 = DSM 46488 genomic DNA contains:
- a CDS encoding 2-oxo acid dehydrogenase subunit E2 has product MADIRVPKLNNNDTGYQLVAWLVDEDEPVKPDQPVAEVETSKAVEELVSGAEGVLRRLLAVGDACAPGEVIARVVEPGAPREEPPARPNAVTEAAAEDPGPVVTAPARELMDQLGIDPARLRELDVKIVKRADVERLAPEQDSADTRQLPVPQQAVARTVSRSHAEIPAAYTVIAVDAGPAKAEVARQTTALGRLLGLPELLIAAVARLHAAHPLCFARLTGEHTVRIEERPHIGVTIDVGKGLNVPVVKDADQLSFAELVEVTTAFRRTAVRGRFRESELSGATIGVTLHNAPDIVHAIPMIFPGQTCALALSGVRPEVVPDGDGFRARDTVNLGLAYDHRVVNGKDAVDFLQDLKAALEHPEELTR; this is encoded by the coding sequence GTGGCTGACATCCGCGTGCCCAAACTCAACAACAACGACACCGGCTACCAGCTGGTGGCCTGGCTGGTCGACGAGGACGAGCCGGTCAAGCCCGACCAGCCGGTGGCCGAGGTGGAGACCTCCAAGGCCGTCGAGGAGCTGGTGAGCGGGGCCGAGGGCGTCCTGCGCAGACTACTCGCGGTGGGTGACGCCTGCGCGCCGGGGGAGGTCATCGCGCGGGTGGTCGAGCCCGGCGCCCCGCGCGAGGAGCCCCCGGCACGGCCGAACGCCGTCACCGAGGCCGCCGCCGAGGACCCCGGGCCGGTGGTCACCGCCCCGGCCCGGGAGCTGATGGACCAACTCGGCATCGACCCGGCCCGGCTGCGCGAACTGGACGTGAAGATCGTCAAGCGCGCGGACGTCGAACGGCTCGCCCCCGAACAGGACAGCGCCGACACACGCCAACTGCCCGTCCCCCAGCAGGCGGTGGCCCGCACCGTGAGCCGCTCGCACGCGGAGATCCCGGCCGCCTACACCGTCATCGCCGTCGACGCCGGCCCGGCCAAGGCCGAGGTGGCCCGGCAGACCACCGCGCTCGGCCGGCTGCTGGGCCTGCCCGAGCTGCTGATCGCGGCCGTCGCCCGGCTGCACGCCGCGCACCCGCTGTGCTTCGCCCGGCTGACCGGCGAACACACGGTGCGGATCGAGGAACGGCCGCACATCGGCGTCACCATCGACGTCGGCAAGGGACTCAACGTCCCGGTGGTCAAGGACGCCGACCAACTCTCCTTCGCCGAACTCGTCGAGGTGACGACCGCGTTCCGGCGCACCGCGGTGCGCGGCCGGTTCCGCGAGTCGGAGCTGTCCGGCGCCACCATCGGCGTCACCCTGCACAACGCCCCCGACATCGTGCACGCGATCCCCATGATCTTCCCCGGGCAGACCTGCGCGCTGGCGCTGTCCGGCGTCCGGCCCGAGGTGGTCCCGGACGGTGACGGGTTCCGCGCCCGCGACACCGTCAACCTCGGACTCGCCTACGACCACCGGGTCGTCAACGGCAAGGACGCGGTGGACTTCCTCCAGGACCTCAAGGCGGCCCTGGAGCACCCGGAGGAACTCACCCGCTGA
- a CDS encoding acyl carrier protein — protein MTTQQTPALETVTEHLLGIFRQALDFDGAGPDDALPDLGGESMTIIKIAVAIEEGYGAEVPLELFLQRPTARQVAEAVLAAQPQEAR, from the coding sequence ATGACAACACAACAGACGCCGGCCCTGGAGACGGTGACCGAGCACCTGCTCGGTATCTTCCGGCAGGCGCTGGACTTCGACGGCGCCGGACCGGACGACGCCCTGCCCGACCTCGGCGGCGAGTCGATGACCATCATCAAGATCGCGGTGGCCATCGAGGAGGGGTACGGCGCCGAGGTCCCGCTGGAGCTCTTCCTCCAACGGCCCACCGCCCGCCAGGTCGCCGAGGCCGTACTGGCCGCCCAGCCGCAGGAGGCACGGTGA
- a CDS encoding thiamine pyrophosphate-dependent dehydrogenase E1 component subunit alpha has product MTAPVLAPEAHPADLTPPEDDDLRLLLTVRHFEKELLRLFGAGLLNGTTHTCLGQEYVPVALRTLIGPDDFVFSNHRGHGHYLARYDDPRGLLAEIMGRQGAVCDGVGGSQHILRGRYLSTGVQGQSLPVAAGVALRLKHTEPGRLACVHIGDGTWGEGAVYEALNMAALWRLPLLVVVENNGIAQSTPTAMEMAGTIADRARAFGIDHQRVDTVDVAAIRDRLGPAIARVRAEHRPLVVEFVTHRVGPHSKGDDTRRPEEIERARQHDWYPRYRAAFPERFAAWDERTRALVAQVSAEVRELPPAVWTERTERTER; this is encoded by the coding sequence GTGACCGCCCCCGTCCTCGCCCCCGAGGCCCACCCGGCCGACCTCACCCCGCCCGAGGACGACGACCTGCGGCTGCTGCTGACCGTCCGGCACTTCGAGAAGGAACTGCTGCGCCTCTTCGGCGCCGGACTCCTCAACGGCACCACCCACACCTGCCTCGGGCAGGAATACGTCCCCGTGGCGCTGCGCACCCTGATCGGCCCGGACGACTTCGTCTTCAGCAACCATCGCGGCCACGGCCACTACCTGGCCCGCTACGACGACCCGCGCGGCCTGCTCGCCGAAATCATGGGACGCCAGGGCGCGGTCTGCGACGGGGTCGGCGGCAGCCAGCACATCCTGCGCGGACGCTACCTGTCCACCGGGGTGCAGGGGCAGAGCCTGCCGGTCGCGGCCGGTGTCGCGCTGCGCCTGAAGCACACCGAACCCGGCCGCCTCGCGTGCGTGCACATCGGCGACGGCACCTGGGGGGAAGGCGCCGTCTACGAGGCGCTCAACATGGCGGCGCTGTGGCGGCTGCCGCTGCTGGTGGTGGTCGAGAACAACGGCATCGCCCAGTCGACGCCCACCGCGATGGAGATGGCGGGCACCATCGCCGACCGGGCCCGTGCCTTCGGCATCGACCACCAGCGGGTCGACACCGTCGACGTGGCCGCGATCCGGGACCGGCTCGGCCCGGCCATCGCCCGGGTCCGCGCCGAACACCGCCCGCTCGTCGTGGAGTTCGTCACCCATCGCGTCGGCCCGCACAGCAAGGGCGACGACACCCGCCGCCCCGAGGAGATCGAACGGGCCCGGCAGCACGACTGGTACCCCCGCTACCGGGCCGCGTTCCCGGAGCGGTTCGCGGCCTGGGACGAGCGGACCCGGGCACTGGTCGCACAGGTCTCGGCCGAGGTGCGGGAACTGCCGCCGGCCGTCTGGACGGAACGGACGGAACGGACGGAACGATGA
- a CDS encoding alpha-ketoacid dehydrogenase subunit beta has protein sequence MRVADNLNHALRSFLADDPAAYLLGEDVIDPYGGAFKVTRGLSTAFPDRVLTTPLSEGGIVGVGAGLALTGSPAVVEIMFADFVALAFDQLVNFASKSLTMYGRRLPMPLVVRCPSGGRRGYGPTHSQSPQKHFIGVPGLSVYEVSPFHDNGALLTSIVERAEPALLFEDKVLYTRPMFENGTVDDLFSYDFPADGVARVHVVDDPDACDCVLIAPGGVTDRALQAARRLLLEHEISVQILVPARLYPFDLEPLLPLLRGAGSVFVAEESTAGGTWGHQVAQQVHQALWGRLRHPVTLIHSADSIIPTAGHLEEQVLLQAGTICETVVETLRG, from the coding sequence ATGAGAGTAGCCGACAACCTCAACCACGCACTGCGGTCGTTCCTGGCCGACGACCCGGCCGCCTACCTCCTCGGCGAGGACGTGATCGACCCCTACGGCGGGGCGTTCAAGGTCACCCGGGGGCTGTCCACCGCCTTCCCCGACCGGGTGCTCACCACCCCGCTCAGCGAGGGCGGCATCGTCGGCGTCGGCGCCGGACTGGCACTCACCGGCAGCCCGGCCGTCGTCGAGATCATGTTCGCCGACTTCGTGGCGCTCGCCTTCGACCAACTGGTCAACTTCGCCAGCAAGTCGCTGACGATGTACGGCCGCAGACTGCCGATGCCGCTGGTGGTGCGCTGCCCGTCGGGCGGCCGGCGCGGCTACGGCCCCACCCACAGCCAGTCCCCGCAGAAACACTTCATCGGCGTACCCGGCCTGTCGGTCTACGAGGTCTCGCCGTTCCACGACAACGGCGCCCTGCTCACCTCGATCGTCGAACGGGCCGAACCCGCGCTCCTCTTCGAGGACAAGGTGCTCTACACCCGGCCGATGTTCGAGAACGGCACGGTGGACGACCTGTTCTCCTACGACTTCCCGGCCGACGGCGTGGCCCGGGTCCACGTCGTCGACGACCCGGACGCCTGCGACTGCGTGCTGATCGCCCCCGGCGGCGTCACCGACCGCGCCCTCCAGGCCGCCCGCCGCCTGCTGCTGGAGCACGAGATCAGCGTCCAGATCCTGGTCCCGGCCCGGCTGTACCCCTTCGACCTGGAGCCGTTGCTGCCGCTGCTGCGTGGCGCCGGAAGCGTCTTCGTCGCCGAGGAGAGCACGGCCGGCGGCACCTGGGGCCACCAGGTGGCGCAGCAGGTGCACCAGGCGCTGTGGGGCCGGCTGCGCCATCCGGTCACGCTGATCCACTCGGCCGACAGCATCATCCCCACCGCCGGCCACCTGGAGGAACAGGTGCTCCTCCAGGCCGGCACCATCTGCGAGACCGTCGTGGAGACGCTTCGTGGCTGA